The Deinococcus depolymerans genome contains the following window.
TCGATGAACGTGCTCTTGCCCACGCCCGGCACGCCCGTCAGGCCGATCCGCACCGACCGCCCGGCACGCGGCATGACCTCCGCCAGCAACGCCTGAGCCTGCGCCTCATGCTCCGGCCGCGTGGACTCGACCAGCGTGATCGCCTTCGCCAGCGCCCGCCGGTTCCCCGACAGGAGCGGCAGGGTCAGGGGATGCGGAGCGGCGGGCACGTGAACCTCTCTATCAGCTCGGCGGGACGCAGTTCCCTCTCCAGGGTGGGCCACGGAATGCGGTGCTCGGGTTGCACGGCCCCCCACTCGCGGGTCTGCACGACCTGCCCGTCCGGGCCGATCAGCCGTTCGATCCGCGCGGCGACCGTGTCCTGGCCGGGCGTGCGGCGCAGCGCCCACGAGTACGCGCGGGGGCGGCCCGCCTCGTCCCAGTCGATGCGCTGCTCGGTGCGGTCCGGGTTCCAGCCGGACGCCGCGCGGAACACCAGCCGCCGCACCGTGCCGCGCGCGTCCGTCCACGTCTGCACGTCGAAGAACGCGTCCATGATGCACGGCATCGACGAACCCTGGAACGCCCGCCAGCCGCCCAGCGCCGCGTCGTTCCCGGTCACGACCGCCCGCGCGGACGCGGCAGAGGAGAGGCCCACCGGGCCGCCCGCCCCGCCTGCCAGTGCGGCCCCGCCCGACAGCGGCGCACTCAGCAGCAGCGCCAGCATCACGTGCTTCAGCATTTCACTCCTTTCGGCACCGCCCGCAGATACGACCCCAGCGGTGTCGTCACACCCCGCGCCCGGAAGCCCGTCTCCTTCACCAGTCGCCCCCGCGCGTCGAACGATCCGCGCACGTCCAGCAGGCGCCCCGCGAACCCACTCCAGCTCACACTGAGGCCCGTCAGTCGCCCCGCCCGGTCGTAACTCTGCCGCACCCACAACCGGTTGTCCGGCACCAGCCGCGCGTACGTCAGGCTCCGCACCCGGCCCGAACGGTCCAGCAGGAACGTCGTATCCCCCCGCTCGCACACCCGCAGGCCCCCCACCTGCGCGGGCGGCCCTGCGGGTGGGGCGGGCAGGGTCATTCCCAGCGCGCCCGCACCGCTCAACCCAGCCCCGCCCAGCACGGCACACGCCACCACAGCCCTCAGTTGCTTCAGCATGCGGGCAGGTACGAGGCGGGGCGCGTGGAGGTTGCTCTCATGCCTGTTCGCGTGCTCGCAGGAGGTTCAGCACTTCGCGGGCGCTGCTGAGGATGGGGGTGCCGGGGCCGAAGATGCCCGCCGCGCCCGCCTCGCGCAGGGCAGGGTAGTCCTGTTGCGGGATCACGCCGCCCACGACGACGAGGATGTCCCCGGCGCCCTGTTCGCGCAGCGCGGCGATCAGCTGCGGGACGAGGGTCTTGTGCCCGGCGGCCTGACTGCTCACGCCGACGACGTGCACGTCGTTCTCGATGGCCTGCCGCGCGGCTTCGTCGGGCGTCTGGAACAGGGGGCCGACGTCCACGTCGAAGCCCAGGTCGGCGAAGCCGGTGGCGATGACCTTCGCGCCGCGGTCGTGCCCGTCCTGGCCCATCTTCACGACGAGGATGCGGGGGCGGCGGCCCTCGGCCTCGGCGAAGGCCTCGATCTCACCCTGGAGGGACGCGAAGCCCTCGTCGCCGTCGTACCCGGCGGCGTACACGCCGCTGAGGGTGCGGATCTCGGCGGCGTGGCGGCCCCAGGCGCGTTCCAGGGCGTCGCTGACCTCGCCGACGGTGCAGCGGGCCTGCATGGCGGTCACACTCAGGGCCAGCAGGTTGCCCTCGCCGGAGCGGGCGGCGTGTTCCAGGGCAGTCAGGGCGGCCTGCACGGCCTGCGGGTCGCGCGTTTCGCGCACGCGGTTCAGGCGGGCGATCTGCGCGTCGCGCACGGCGGCGTTGTCGATGTCCAGCACGTCCACCGGGGTGTCCTGGGTGGGGCGGTACTTGTTCACGCCGACGATGACGTCCTCGCCCCGGTCGATGCGGGCCTGTTTGCGCGCGGCGGACTCCTCGATGCGCAGTTTCGGCACGCCGCTCTCGATGGCCTTCGCCATGCCGCCCAGCCCTTCGACCTCGCGCATCAGTTCCCGCGCCTTCTCGGCGAGGTCGTGGGTGAGGCGTTCCATCATGAAACTGCCGCCCCAGGGGTCGATGACGTGCGGGATGCCCGTCTCCTCCTGGATGACCAGCTGGGTGTTGCGGGCGATGCGGGCTGAAAAATCGGTGGGCAGGCCGATGGCCTCGTCGAAGGAGTTCGTGTGGAGGCTCTGCGTGCCGCCGAACACGGCCGCCATCGCCTCGACGGTCGTGCGGATGACGTTGTTGTACGGGTCCTGCTCGGTGAGGCTCCAGCCGCTCGTCTGGCAGTGGGTGCGCAGCGCGCGGCTCATGGGGTTTTTCGGCTCGAAGGGGGCCATGAGTTCGCTCCAGAGCAACCGGGCGGCGCGGAGTTTGGCGACCTCCATGTAGAAGTTCATGCCGATCCCAAAGAAGAAACTCAGGCGCGGCGCGAACTCGTCGATGTGCAGGCCCTTCCCGAGCGCGGCCTTCACGTACTCCAGCCCGTCCGCGAGGGTGTACGCGAGTTCCAGCGCGGCGTTCGCCCCGGCCTCCTGGATGTGGTACCCGGAAATGGAAATCGAGTTGAAGCGCGGCATCTGCTGCGCCGTGAACTCGATGATGTCCGCGATGATCCGCATGCTGGGCGCGGGGGGGTAGATGTACGTGTTGCGGACCATGAACTCTTTCAGGATGTCGTTCTGGATGGTGCCCGACAGCTGATCCAGCGTCGCGCCCTGCTCGAGCCCCGCCACGATGTATCCCGCCAGGATCGGCAGGACCGCGCCGTTCATGGTCATGGACACCGACATCTCGCTCAGCGGGATGCCGTCGAAGAGGACCTTCATGTCCTCGACGGAGTCGATGGCGACCCCGGCCTTGCCCACGTCGCCCACCACGCGCGGGTGGTCGCTGTCGTACCCGCGGTGCGTGGCGAGATCGAACGCGACCGACAGGCCCTTCTGCCCGGCGGCGAGGTTGCGGCGGTAGAAGGCGTTCGATTCCTCGGCGGTAGAAAAGCCCGCGTACTGCCGGATCGTCCAGGGGCGCGCGGCGTACATGGTGGCCCTGGGGCCGCGCGTGAAGGGCGGCAGGCCCGGCAGGGTGTCGGTGTCCAGGCCCTCGGTGTCGGCGCGGGTGTACAGCGCCCGGAGGGTGATGCCCTCGGGCGTCTGGCGGTTCAGGCGCGCCGGGTCGGCGCCCTTCAGGTCCTTGCTGGCCTGGGCTTTCCAGGCGTTCAGGTCGGGTGCCTGGGCGGGGGTGGGGTGGGTCATGCGGTGGACCTCCGGCGGGTCAGGAGAGGCGGAGCGCCGTGGGGGGACTCCGGGAGTGGGGGACTTGATGCGCCCATCATGCCACGCACTCAAACGCACGTTAGGGTCGCTGGCGTTCCCGGCCGCGTGACAGGATTGCGCGCCCGTTCACGCTGTTCCGGGGGGAGTCGCCGGGACCATTCACCCCGTGGAGCTGCCGGAGCGGGGGCGTGCCGGTCCGTACACCAGGAAAGGTGGAAGGCGCGTGCCACGGACCCCGATTGACCGGGGTGCCAGAACCGTCCTGTCCGGGCGAAGCGGCTCGGAGAGCTGCCCCGCACGAGGGAAGCAGAGAGGACGGCCGGACGCGGAGCTGGCACCCCGGTGGTGGTCCGGGTCGTGAACGAAACAGACGGCAGTCCGTGTAATCCCGAATCGGTCATCTGTTCCTGACGTAACGTGAGGAATGTTAGACTACCCGGCGTGACTGCCGAACCCGATTCCGCCCGCCGCGTGAAACTCGCGCCGAGCATCCTCGCCAGCGACTTCAGCCGCCTCGGCGAGGAACTGAACGCCATCGCCGGAGCCGACTGGGCGCACGTGGACGTCATGGACGGCCAGTTCGTGCCGAACATCTCCTTCGGGCTGCCCATCCTCGCCGCCGCCCGCGCCGCCAGCAGTCTGTTCATGGACGTTCACCTGATGATCGACCGCCCGGAACGCTACCTGAAAGACTTCGCGGACGCCGGAGCCGACGGCCTGACCGTCCACGTGGAAAGCACCCCCCACATCCACCGCGCCGTGCAGCAGATCCGGGAACTCGGCAAGAAGGCCGGCGTGACCCTCAACCCCGGCACGTCCCTCGAGACCCTCCGCCCCGTCCTGCCCGAGGTGGACCTCGTCCTGATCATGAGCGTCAACCCCGGCTTCGGCGGTCAGAAATTCATTCCGCACAGCCTGGAGCGCATCCGCACCGTCCGCCGCTGGCTGGATGAACTCGGCAGCGCCGCCGAACTGCAGGTGGACGGCGGTGTCGGCCCCACCAACGCCCGCGCCGTCGTGAACGCCGGGGCCAGCAACCTCGTCGCCGGAAGTGCCGTGTTCGGCAGGGACGGCGCCCAGGCCGGACTGGAACGCCTGCGCGAGGCACTGAAATAACATGCGCCTCCGCGTCGACCTTCTCCCACACGGCAACTACCCGGATGTCGTCGTCATCATCGACGTGCTGCGCGCCACCACCACCGCCGTCGCGTACCTCGAACGCGGGGCCGACGCCCTGCTGCTGACCGCCACCCCCGAAGTCGCCCTGGCCCTGCGCCCGGAAGGGGAAAGCACCCCCTACCTTCTCGGCGGGGAACGCGGCGGCCTGCCCATCCCCGGCTTCGACTTCGGGAACAGTCCCGTCGAGGCTGCCGGGCAGAACTTCACGGGCAAGACGGTCGTCATGAACACCACCAACGGCACCGGCGCCGCCCACACCGCCGCGCAGACCGGTAAGCACATCTTCCTGGCTGCCCTGACGAACGCGCACGCCGCCGCCCGCCGCGCCCGCGCCGCCGCCACCGAGGAGATCGCCATCGTCTGCGCCGGTACCGACAGCCACGTCGGCCTGGAGGACGTGTATGCCGCCGGGGTGCTCGCCGAGTACCTGCTCGCCATGGGGGAATTCAGCATCGATGACGGCGCCCGCATCGCCCTGACCGTCCGCCGCAACGGCGGCAACCCCCTCGAGGCACTCAGCAGCAGCGGTCACGGCCAGCACCTCAGCCGCCTGGGGCTGGGCGAGGACGTGCGCCACGCGGCCGGCCTGAGTACCAGCACCATCGTTCCCACCCTGACCCGCGACGAGGACACCCCGGACCAGACCCTGAAGTTCACGGCCGGGTAACCCGCCGCCGTGCGCGCCTGCCCGCCCCTCACGGGGGTGGGCAGATTCGTTTGGTGGGGGAGAGGGCGGGCATTACCATGAACGCTGCATGAACGGCCCGGACCTCCTGAACCTGCTGCGCCGCAGCGACATTGACCCCCTTCACACGTACCTGAGCGACCTGCAGGCTCAGTTCGAGGCCGGAAGGCTGCACGAGAACGACCTGCTCCGCGCCTTCCAGTGCTTTCAGACCTCCGACCTGACCCTCGGGGACGGCTTCCAGCGATGGACCGAAACGCACCCCGGCACGTACGCCCCGCACGTCGCGCTGGCCAGCTGGTTCCTGGGCCGCGGCTGGGAAGCGCGCGGGCAGGCCACCTCCGACCGGGTCAGCGACCAGGGCTGGCGCGCCCTGGACCACTTCCTGACCCAGGCGGACGGCTGCGCCCGCCACGCCGTCACCCTCACCGAGAACCCCCTGGCCGCCTGGAAGGTCGTGGGCCTCGTCAGCAACACGCGCGGCTGCCAGCTGAGCCTGCACGACGTGCAGACGCAGCAGTACCCGGACTGGTTCACGCGGGGCGTGCAGGACCAGCCGGGCAGCCTCGCGCTGCGCCGCACCATGCTGCTGCACCTGCGCGCCGAGTGGGGCGGCAGCGAGGAACACATGCTGACCTTCGTCCGCCAGCAACAGGACGCCGGGCAGCTGGGCCAGGCCGACATGCAGCGCCTCTGGGCCGAATTCCACAGCCACGTGTCGCATCACGCCATGGCCTTCGCGAACGACCCCGCCACCGCCGTGGAACGCGCCCGCATCGCCGCCGAACTGTACCCCCTGCAGGCCGAGCAGCTGTTCATCGCCCTGACCGGCGCGAACGCCGCCCCGGACGAACGCCTCGCCGCCCTGAGCCGCTACCTGGACGCCGCCGCGCAGGAGGGCCGCGCCGCGCCCGGCCGCATGTTCGGGTGGGCCCTGCACCAGGCGGGCGACTGGCTCGTTCCGGAAACGCCACGCCTGGCCGCCCTGCTGACCCGCGCCGCGCAGGACGGGGACGACGACTCGGCCATCATGCTGGGTGAACTGCAGCTCACCCACCCGAAATGGAAGCTGCCGGACGCCCGCCCGCTGCTGCAACAGGCCCGCGACCAGGGACACACCGAGGCCGCCGAACTGCTCGTCCGCTACCAGGAGCAGACGCTGGGCGAGAAACTCAGGGACACGCCGCAGAAACGCGAGGACATCCTGAAAGCCGCCGACCTGCTCAGCGGCGACATGAGCTGGCGCGTGTACCGCGACTTCGACGCGTACCGCACGCAGTTCACGCTCGACGACCGCCAGAAGTTCCGTTACCTGCACCGCGCCGCCGACAGCGGCGACAACGACGCCCGCTTCGAACTGGCCCGCCAGCTGCGCGGCGGGCGGGTCGAGGTGGGCGAGGACGGCGTGCTGCGCCCCGTGGACACCGCGCCCCTGCAGGGCAGCCTGGACTACGCCCGGCACCTGCTGGAACGCGCGGCCAGCACCAACCACCGCGGCGCCGTGAAGATGCTGCGGGCCACCCGCGACCGCGACTGGCAGGCCGCCACCGCCCGGCGCCTGAACGTCGCGGGCGTCACCACGAATTCCGGCGGGTTCTGGCAGGACTGGTGGAAGTGGATGCTGGCGGCCGCCGTGATCCGCCTGATCGCCGCGCTGCTCGGGCATCACTGAACGCCCGCTGACCTTCGGTGCGCCCCGCAGCAGGTAGGCTGTGGGGCGTGACTGTACTTGATTTTGCCCTGCCTGCCGTGACGCCCGTGGATTCCGTGGACTGGTCAGCGATTCCCAGTCCGGCGTTCGTGCTGGACGAGTCCCGCCTGCGCCGGAACCTGGCCCTGATCTCGCACGTGCAGCGCGAGAGCGGCGCGCAGATCATCGTGGCGTTCAAGGGCTTCTCGATGTGGTCGGCGTTCCCGGTGCTGCGCGAGTACGGGATCACGGGCGCGACGGCCAGCAGCCTGAACGAGGCGCGGCTGGCGCGCGAGGAGATGCGCGGCGAGGTGCACGTGTACGCCCCGGCGTACAGCGACGCGGAATTCCCGGCGATCCTGGAACTGGCCGATCACCTGGTGTTCAACTCGTTCAGTCAGTGGGAGCGCTTTAAGCCGCAGGTGATGGCCGCGCGTGAGGCTGGCCGGACGGTACACGTGGGCATCCGCGTGAACCCGGAGTACGCCGAGGTCGAAACCGACCTGTACAACCCGGCCGGGCCGTTCTCCCGTCTGGGCGTGACGCGCCGTGAGTTCCGCATGGACCTGATGGACGGCGTGGACGGCCTGCACTTCCACACGCTGTGCGAGAAGGACAGCGACACGCTGGAACGCACGCTGGAGGTGCTGGAACGCAACTTCGGGGACGTTCTGGCGCAGGTGAAGTGGGTGAACTTCGGCGGCGGGCACCTGATGACCCGCGAGGGCTACGACATTCCCCGCCTGATCCGCGTGGTCCGCGCGTTCCGTGAGCGGTGGGGCGTGCACGTGATCCTGGAGCCCGGCAGCGCGTTCGGCTGGCAGACCGGCTGGCTGGTGAGCAGCGTGCTGGACGTGGTGCATAACGTGAAAGACGCCCTGCTGCTGGACGTCAGCGTGTCGGCGCACATGCCGGACGTGCTGGAGATGCCGTACCGGCCCCGCATCCTGGGGGCGGGCGACCCGCCGGAACTCGACCATCACCGCGAGACGAGCGAGGGCGCGGGCGGGTATCCGTACATCATCGGCGGGACGACCTGCCTCGCGGGGGACGTGGTCGGCGAGTACGTGTTCGACCGGCCCCTGCAGGTCGGGGACCGCGTGGTGTTCGACGACATGATCCACTACACGATGGTCAAGACGACCTTCTTCAACGGCGTGAAACACCCGGACATCGGGATTCTGCACCCGGACGGCTCGTACAGCCGCGTGAAGACCTTCGGGTACGAGGAGTTCCGCGCGAAACTCAGCTGAACGCGGCGGGCGTCGCGTGGGCGGCGCACCCCCTCGGGTGGGGGTGCGCCGCGGTGTGTCAGGGGCGGATTGGGACCCGCCGGGGGCCGCGCACAGTGCGGCGCCTGCGGGATTGCGGGGGAGGCCGGGGGGCGGCGAGGATGCAGTGGAGGGTGTCCCCGGATCGAACGCGTGCCCAACAGCCGGGCGAACGGGTACGTACCTGTTGGGGTGTCGTCAGGGTAGGTCGGCGGCCTGACCCGCGCCTGAACACCCGGTTCATTGCCCTCATACGGACTCCGATTGAATGGTCTTTGCAGCCCATTCAATCGGGGTCCGTATCATGCCACCACGGCACAGGCGCGCGCCGCCCCGGACGGCAGTCGGGGGCGGCGCGGTTGGGACGGGGCAGGCCCTCGGCCCCCTCGACCGGGGTTACTTGCGGTAGACCTTCACGGCGCCGCTGACGGTGCGGATGGTGCCGCCCTCGAAATCGGCCGCCCAGGCCCCGCCGATCTGGTACTGGTCGCGGGTGGGGAAGCCCAGGAACGAGCCGCTGCCGCCCAGGCCCTGGTAGGTCTTCAGGACCGCGCCCGTCAGCCAGAACGTGCCGTACTTCTCGGTGCCGTACAGTGCGCCGTTCTGGAAGAACCCGTACAGGCCGCTGGTGCCGTAGGTGTTGCGCGGAATGACCTTCTCGTCACCGGCCGCCCAGCCCAGGCGGCCAGGGGGGCGGGTCGCGCCGTTCTCGGCCTTCGCCAGCGCCAGGTAACGTTCGAGCAGCATGCCGTGCACGGCGTACGAGCGGCTGCTGCCGTTCGCGTGCAGCAGGACCGCGTCGCCGTACGCACCGACGCCACGGAACTTCTGCCACAGACCGTCACCCCACGGCGCGGCGTAGGTGACCGCCTGCCCCAGGCTCTCGCTGCCCTTCAGGCGGGCGTAGGCGTCCACCATCGCCTGATCACGCGCGGCGTTCTGCCGTTCGCCCGGCTGGATCTGTCCGCTCGGGGTGGGCTGCGGGGCCGGCTGGGGAGCGGGTTGCGGGCCCTGGCCCGGCGTGATGGTCACGCTGCCGGTCGCACCCCCCTGCGCCGGGGCGGGCGGGGTGACGGCCTCGCCGGCCACGCGGAAGCTGACGGTGTCGGTCGTCCAGCCCTCGGCGGGCAGCGGATTGACGACGATACTCAGGGCGCGCGCCAGGTTCTCCTGCCCCTGCACCCGCACCTTCGCGAAGCCCTGATCCTCCGCGAAACGCGCCACGTCCTCCAGGTCGAGTGGCCGGGTGCTGGCCAGCGCCAGCAGGCGGTCCTGACCGTTCGGGCCGCCCACCGTGAAGGTGTACTTCGCGCCCTGCGGCGGGAACACGCGCGTCACGCCGGCCTTGACGAAGTTGCTCTCCTCGAAGTTGTTCGGGAAGAACAGGTCGATCTGCCCGTTGGCGTTCACGTTGAACAGGTACACGTAGGCGTCCTGGTTGGTTTTCAGGCCGACGCTCAGCTGCTCGCCCTTGCGGTAGGTGGGGTTGTTCTGCCCGCCCGCGTCGCGGTTCACCCAGACTTCCACCTTCAGTTTGGTGTCCACCGGGTTCACGATGATGCTCTGCGCGGTGATCTTCGCGGGACTGGCGCTCGCCTGGGCGCCCACGCCCAGCAGGACGGAGAGGAGAAGGGCGGCGGTCTGCAGCGGCTGATGCTTGAACGGTTGGGCCTGACGCATGTGATCGTGACGCATGGTGCCTCCTTGTGAGAAGTTCACCGTAGGCCGTGAAACTGACCGATGGCTGAAAATAGCGCGCGCTGCAAGGTTTCCCGAAGGTCGGCTCAACGGCGTGTCAGCTTCCTGCCGGCCACGTGAGAACCTGCTGACAGGACCCTGAACATGCGTTCAGGCAGGGCTGGCCCTTCCAGGCATGGTGGGCGGCGGTAGGCTGGGCAGCATGTTCACGCGCCGGTCCACGCTGCACACGCTGCTGGCCACCCTGGCCTGCAGCGGGACGTTCCTGCCGGCCGAGGGCCGGGCGGCACCCGGCCCGGCCGATCCCTGGCCGGCGGCGCCGGTCCTGACCCGCCTGTTCCGGTTGCCGGAAGGCCGCGCCGACGCGCAGGCACTGATCGCGGCGCTGGACCTCACGGTGGCGCAGGTGCGGGAACTGCAGCGACTGGCCGACAGTGAAACCCTGTCGGCCGCGCGCCCCGCGGCGGTGGCGGCACGGGCCAAACTGGCCGCCACGCAGGCCGAGAAGGACCGCAAGGTACGCCTGCTGCTCGGCGCGGACTACGTCCGTTTCCGCGAGTGGGTGCAGGCCTGGTGGCGCGAGCAGGTCCGCCGCGCCCGCCCCTGAGGGCCGCCCGCTCAGCCGCCCAGGTGGATCGCGGCCCACAGGGCCAGCGGGGCGAGCAGCAGCGCGGGCAGCAGGCTGCCGACCCGCACGCGGCGGTCCTCGAAGCCCAGTCCGGCCAGCATCAGGTTCCAGCTGATGCCGATGATCGTCAGGCCGCCGGCCCCCGTGATCAGCAGCACGTAAGCGTTGGTCTTCAGGACCGACGGGTCCGCGCCGCCCAGCAGACCGGCCGCGAAACCGCCTGCTGCCAGACTGATGCCGCCCTGGACCAGCAGGACGGTCAGGGCGCTGAACCCCACCCCGCTTCCGTACGCGCCCGCCAGCGCCAGCGCGGCGATCCCGTCGAGCGTGCTCTTCAGGACGTAGGTGCTGCTGTCACCGGTCAGGCCGTTCTGCAGCCCGCCGATCACGGTCATGGGGCCCACGCAGAACAGCAGGCTGGCCGCCACGAAGCCTTCGGTGAAGCGCCCGCCGCCCCGGAACCGTTGCCGCAGCGTGTTCCCCAGGCGACCCAGCGCCTCCTCGATCCCGAGCGCCTCCCCGATCACCGCGCCGGCCGCGAGGCTGATCAGCGCCAGGATCACGCCCGGTACCGCGCCACCCTGCACCCGGTTCAGGCTGCCGGCCATGTCCAGACCGATGAACAGCGTCACCAGACTCAGCGTCTGCAGCAGCGTGCGCTGCGTGCGTTCGGGCAGCCGGCCCCCGATGGTCAGGCCCAGCAGGGTCCCGGCCAGGACCGCGCCGACGTTCACGAACGTCCCGGAAAGTTGCGTCAGAACACTCATCCGCCCCGACTGTAGCGCGCCCTCAGGGGCGTCCGGACCGCACCTGTCTGCCCCGCGCCGCGCGGGACGCTTTTCTCAAGGAGCGGGCAAGGTCACCCTGACTTGCACCTGACCCGGCCTGTGGTAAGTTCTGGGCAAGTTGAAACGAGTGACCGCCCGCCTTCCCAACACGCCGCGCCGCTGCGGCGGGCCGGGCGGCGCGGACGAGACCGCCAGCGTGAAGAATCTGAACTTGTGTGTGGGGCTGCCGTGTGGTGGCCCCACGTTCGTTTGAGGAGGCCAGCGTCATGACCTTATCCGACCAGTACCAGAACATGCCCAAACTCCTGAAAGTCAGCGAAGTGGCCGATTTCACCGGCACCCACGAACGCACGGTCCGCCGCTGGATCCGTGACGGAC
Protein-coding sequences here:
- the scpA gene encoding methylmalonyl-CoA mutase → MTHPTPAQAPDLNAWKAQASKDLKGADPARLNRQTPEGITLRALYTRADTEGLDTDTLPGLPPFTRGPRATMYAARPWTIRQYAGFSTAEESNAFYRRNLAAGQKGLSVAFDLATHRGYDSDHPRVVGDVGKAGVAIDSVEDMKVLFDGIPLSEMSVSMTMNGAVLPILAGYIVAGLEQGATLDQLSGTIQNDILKEFMVRNTYIYPPAPSMRIIADIIEFTAQQMPRFNSISISGYHIQEAGANAALELAYTLADGLEYVKAALGKGLHIDEFAPRLSFFFGIGMNFYMEVAKLRAARLLWSELMAPFEPKNPMSRALRTHCQTSGWSLTEQDPYNNVIRTTVEAMAAVFGGTQSLHTNSFDEAIGLPTDFSARIARNTQLVIQEETGIPHVIDPWGGSFMMERLTHDLAEKARELMREVEGLGGMAKAIESGVPKLRIEESAARKQARIDRGEDVIVGVNKYRPTQDTPVDVLDIDNAAVRDAQIARLNRVRETRDPQAVQAALTALEHAARSGEGNLLALSVTAMQARCTVGEVSDALERAWGRHAAEIRTLSGVYAAGYDGDEGFASLQGEIEAFAEAEGRRPRILVVKMGQDGHDRGAKVIATGFADLGFDVDVGPLFQTPDEAARQAIENDVHVVGVSSQAAGHKTLVPQLIAALREQGAGDILVVVGGVIPQQDYPALREAGAAGIFGPGTPILSSAREVLNLLRAREQA
- the rpe gene encoding ribulose-phosphate 3-epimerase, which produces MTAEPDSARRVKLAPSILASDFSRLGEELNAIAGADWAHVDVMDGQFVPNISFGLPILAAARAASSLFMDVHLMIDRPERYLKDFADAGADGLTVHVESTPHIHRAVQQIRELGKKAGVTLNPGTSLETLRPVLPEVDLVLIMSVNPGFGGQKFIPHSLERIRTVRRWLDELGSAAELQVDGGVGPTNARAVVNAGASNLVAGSAVFGRDGAQAGLERLREALK
- a CDS encoding 2-phosphosulfolactate phosphatase, with protein sequence MRLRVDLLPHGNYPDVVVIIDVLRATTTAVAYLERGADALLLTATPEVALALRPEGESTPYLLGGERGGLPIPGFDFGNSPVEAAGQNFTGKTVVMNTTNGTGAAHTAAQTGKHIFLAALTNAHAAARRARAAATEEIAIVCAGTDSHVGLEDVYAAGVLAEYLLAMGEFSIDDGARIALTVRRNGGNPLEALSSSGHGQHLSRLGLGEDVRHAAGLSTSTIVPTLTRDEDTPDQTLKFTAG
- the nspC gene encoding carboxynorspermidine decarboxylase; translated protein: MTVLDFALPAVTPVDSVDWSAIPSPAFVLDESRLRRNLALISHVQRESGAQIIVAFKGFSMWSAFPVLREYGITGATASSLNEARLAREEMRGEVHVYAPAYSDAEFPAILELADHLVFNSFSQWERFKPQVMAAREAGRTVHVGIRVNPEYAEVETDLYNPAGPFSRLGVTRREFRMDLMDGVDGLHFHTLCEKDSDTLERTLEVLERNFGDVLAQVKWVNFGGGHLMTREGYDIPRLIRVVRAFRERWGVHVILEPGSAFGWQTGWLVSSVLDVVHNVKDALLLDVSVSAHMPDVLEMPYRPRILGAGDPPELDHHRETSEGAGGYPYIIGGTTCLAGDVVGEYVFDRPLQVGDRVVFDDMIHYTMVKTTFFNGVKHPDIGILHPDGSYSRVKTFGYEEFRAKLS
- a CDS encoding DUF4384 domain-containing protein, translating into MRQAQPFKHQPLQTAALLLSVLLGVGAQASASPAKITAQSIIVNPVDTKLKVEVWVNRDAGGQNNPTYRKGEQLSVGLKTNQDAYVYLFNVNANGQIDLFFPNNFEESNFVKAGVTRVFPPQGAKYTFTVGGPNGQDRLLALASTRPLDLEDVARFAEDQGFAKVRVQGQENLARALSIVVNPLPAEGWTTDTVSFRVAGEAVTPPAPAQGGATGSVTITPGQGPQPAPQPAPQPTPSGQIQPGERQNAARDQAMVDAYARLKGSESLGQAVTYAAPWGDGLWQKFRGVGAYGDAVLLHANGSSRSYAVHGMLLERYLALAKAENGATRPPGRLGWAAGDEKVIPRNTYGTSGLYGFFQNGALYGTEKYGTFWLTGAVLKTYQGLGGSGSFLGFPTRDQYQIGGAWAADFEGGTIRTVSGAVKVYRK
- a CDS encoding DUF554 domain-containing protein, whose protein sequence is MSVLTQLSGTFVNVGAVLAGTLLGLTIGGRLPERTQRTLLQTLSLVTLFIGLDMAGSLNRVQGGAVPGVILALISLAAGAVIGEALGIEEALGRLGNTLRQRFRGGGRFTEGFVAASLLFCVGPMTVIGGLQNGLTGDSSTYVLKSTLDGIAALALAGAYGSGVGFSALTVLLVQGGISLAAGGFAAGLLGGADPSVLKTNAYVLLITGAGGLTIIGISWNLMLAGLGFEDRRVRVGSLLPALLLAPLALWAAIHLGG
- a CDS encoding helix-turn-helix domain-containing protein; its protein translation is MTLSDQYQNMPKLLKVSEVADFTGTHERTVRRWIRDGRLGAVEHPSGLRVPRRSLWRFLGLDLALSA